Sequence from the bacterium genome:
AACCGGTAGTAGTGGTAGCCGATCCAGTCGTGGTGGAGTCGCCTTCCCTGCCGCCGGTCATGGCGGTGCCTGAACCGGTGGCGGTGGTGGTGCCCGTAGAGCCGGTGGTGGTGATGGAACCGGTTGTGGTGGAGACGGCGGTTCCCCTGCCCGACCCGGTTCCCGTCGCGGCGCCTGAGCAGGAGCCGGTACCGGTGACGCCGCCAGTGGTTGTGGTGGAGCCTGTACTGGCGGCCGAACCGGCATCCCATCATCCGGAAACCCCTCACCCTGGCCCTCTCCCTCAAGGGGCGAGGGAGGCGGAGACGCTGGCGACCCCGGTTGCGGCAGAACCAGTGGCGCCCGAGCCGGCTATTGCGCCGGAGGTCCAGGAGCAAGCGCCGGGAGTGATGCAACCAGAGACCGTTACGGTACCGGTGTCAGCGGTTGAGACGCCATTGGCCGAGATGGCTGACGGCACGGCAACACAACCCATGCAACCTGTTGCGCAACCGAGTCAATATTGAATAATTATAGATGTATGGCGCAGGAAAATCACCGCTTCTTCTCACTCTTCTGCTGGGCGCGGTCCTCTTCGTTGAAGGAAATGGCTGGAGCACGATTGGCTCTGTAATCTGAAATGGCTTCGTATTGGGCCGCATACCCTCTTATAAAGGTATTACCTCTTTTCCCATACTCCATAACATCACATCCAGCCCTTATCCTGCCAATACTTATACTCGTAGGGCCAGTGATCCTTGTGGAAGGCAATGAGGTTGCGGAAACGTGTCCGCTGGGACTCAATCGCTTGGGTCTGATCCGGCCATGACTGTTTCGCCGAGATCGCTTCAACCATAGAGGCGCCCAACTTCCGAGCTGAAGCAAAATCGGTATCTTTGAGGGGAACACGGGCATCCACGCTGCCCACGAACTGTGCGCCTACCGTTACGGCATAACACGCCTGGCAGAATCCGATCCGAACCTTGCCCAGATCGACGAATTCGACTTGGGCCCCTTTGGTTTTGGCTTCAGCCAGTAGCGCGTCAAGCAAGGCCCGGGTTTGGCTTTTGGCGCCCCTGGGGCTCCCACATATTCCGAGTATTTTCATCGACTATCTCCTTTTACCAATTTCGAATGAACCAATTAATAATTTGAACAGCCGCCTACGGTACTCCGGCGCCCATGAAAGGTGCGAAGGGCGCAAAGAAAATATGTTCACCACCCGCTGCGCTCGAGACATGGAGACACCGAGAGGATGAACAAAAGAGTTTGAACAGAAGCACGCAAAGATCGCGAAGAAGATGCAAATGTGGCGTTATTTGTATGCGGCGGGTACACCGCATAAAAAAAACGCAACACCTTCCTAGAGTAATTCCTCGAGTTTCAATCAGCAATCCTTATCTGAGGAAAACAAGGAGCCTTCAACGGACACTCCGTGAAGACGCTCGGGAATCGAGTATCTTTGAAGGCGCAACCATTCCTGCTGCCGTGGTCCTTCATGAACCCTCCTCCATGCGGCGGCGGATGGCGTTC
This genomic interval carries:
- a CDS encoding NAD(P)H-dependent oxidoreductase, which translates into the protein MKILGICGSPRGAKSQTRALLDALLAEAKTKGAQVEFVDLGKVRIGFCQACYAVTVGAQFVGSVDARVPLKDTDFASARKLGASMVEAISAKQSWPDQTQAIESQRTRFRNLIAFHKDHWPYEYKYWQDKGWM